The Neobacillus sp. PS3-34 genome has a window encoding:
- a CDS encoding trypsin-like peptidase domain-containing protein has protein sequence MKNRVILFVLAIFFFSSTLGSWEGAASTYTPDQLVGKSEAYARQLSILINYEKSKTVKAVSTTFMTSTKTGIANAATAVKKMKSSTTRKKLETRINNVQLVYSRAVSYNNSIGVGERLKIKSQTLLAAYAKSPSSDATNLSYRTLQDELGKFARSLGLVYGKSTRDAISKKYKGPAESSLSQTKTAAVLKGEMNLLTTAFKSGKNETIFGQVDRFNAQLGKAKSNPVLYNAFASSYEDLLKEKGLSANGVPTIILKKIIANENSVVYLEVYDKNGEPMSQGSGFIVGKSTILTNFHVIQDGYSVVAYNNDGKAIAINGVVKYDEDTDLALLGTTADLTLPSLQIGHIDYLEKGDPIVTIGSPEGLVNTVSTGIISNLHKMTDNGKTVNLIQITAPITHGSSGGALFNEYGEVIGVTSAGFESGNLNFAVGINHAEAWIQSYGNISASKLTFIPYESLPPSEDDGTVTEPPTTPVEPEPKGRSQTAPIN, from the coding sequence ATGAAAAACAGGGTCATTCTATTTGTTCTGGCAATTTTTTTCTTTTCCAGTACGTTGGGTTCATGGGAAGGGGCGGCCAGTACATACACACCAGACCAGCTGGTAGGTAAATCTGAAGCCTATGCCAGGCAGCTATCAATTCTTATAAACTATGAAAAAAGCAAAACGGTCAAGGCTGTTTCCACAACATTCATGACCAGTACCAAAACGGGCATAGCCAATGCCGCTACAGCAGTTAAAAAAATGAAAAGCAGTACAACCCGCAAAAAGCTTGAAACACGCATAAATAACGTCCAATTGGTTTATAGTAGGGCGGTTTCCTATAATAATTCAATTGGTGTCGGCGAAAGACTAAAGATTAAGTCGCAAACACTTTTGGCCGCTTATGCAAAAAGTCCTTCCAGTGATGCAACCAACTTGTCATATCGCACGTTACAAGATGAATTAGGCAAGTTTGCGAGATCGCTAGGATTGGTTTACGGCAAATCAACCCGCGATGCGATTTCGAAAAAATACAAAGGCCCTGCGGAAAGCAGCTTAAGTCAAACAAAGACAGCCGCCGTTTTAAAAGGGGAAATGAACCTTCTTACAACGGCGTTTAAATCAGGCAAGAATGAAACGATTTTTGGCCAGGTAGACCGTTTTAACGCACAGCTGGGAAAAGCAAAGAGCAATCCGGTTTTATACAATGCCTTTGCCAGCTCCTATGAGGACCTTTTAAAAGAAAAAGGATTATCAGCGAATGGTGTGCCTACCATCATTCTTAAGAAAATCATTGCCAATGAAAACAGTGTCGTTTACCTCGAGGTTTATGATAAAAACGGTGAGCCGATGAGCCAGGGCAGCGGTTTTATCGTGGGCAAAAGCACAATCCTGACAAACTTCCACGTCATCCAAGACGGATACAGCGTTGTTGCGTATAACAATGACGGGAAGGCGATTGCCATCAATGGGGTCGTGAAATACGATGAAGACACAGATCTTGCCTTGCTGGGCACGACAGCGGATCTTACGCTTCCAAGCCTTCAAATCGGCCATATCGATTATCTAGAAAAAGGGGATCCAATTGTAACAATCGGAAGCCCTGAAGGCCTCGTGAATACGGTTTCGACTGGAATCATCAGTAACTTGCATAAGATGACAGACAACGGTAAAACGGTGAACCTGATCCAAATTACGGCGCCTATCACGCACGGAAGTTCTGGCGGAGCGCTGTTCAATGAGTATGGAGAGGTAATCGGGGTGACTTCAGCTGGCTTTGAAAGCGGCAATCTGAATTTTGCTGTCGGGATCAATCATGCAGAAGCGTGGATCCAGTCGTATGGAAACATTTCTGCATCAAAATTAACTTTTATCCCTTATGAATCATTGCCTCCTTCAGAGGATGATGGGACGGTTACTGAACCTCCTACTACACCTGTCGAGCCCGAGCCAAAGGGCCGTTCCCAAACAGCACCGATAAATTAG